A genomic segment from Tessaracoccus defluvii encodes:
- a CDS encoding P-II family nitrogen regulator, producing the protein MRLVTAIVQPTMMTQVQIALAHHGIAGMTVTECSGYARQRGHKEVYRGAEYTIDFISKAKIEVLVEDEEVEAVIDVITEAARTGAVGDGKVWSTPIDEVVRIRTGEKGAAAI; encoded by the coding sequence ATGAGACTCGTCACAGCAATCGTCCAGCCCACCATGATGACCCAGGTGCAGATCGCGCTTGCCCACCACGGCATCGCAGGCATGACCGTCACCGAATGCTCCGGTTACGCCAGGCAGCGGGGCCACAAGGAGGTCTACCGGGGAGCGGAATACACGATTGACTTCATCAGCAAGGCGAAGATCGAGGTCCTCGTCGAGGATGAGGAGGTCGAGGCCGTGATCGACGTGATCACCGAGGCCGCGCGGACCGGAGCGGTTGGCGACGGCAAGGTCTGGTCCACACCCATCGACGAGGTGGTGCGGATCCGCACCGGCGAAAAGGGCGCGGCTGCGATCTGA
- the mgrA gene encoding L-glyceraldehyde 3-phosphate reductase, with the protein MSYVASLDRYDSMPYRRLGASGLKLPAISLGLWHNFGDDKPLQTQRDILRRAFDRGVTHFDLANNYGPPYGSAETNFGRLFAEDFSGYRHETIISSKAGWDMWPGPYGFGGSRKYLLSSLDDSLRRMRLDYVDIFYHHRPDPDTPVEETMQALDQAVRSGKALYAGISSYSPSLTLRAQEIARELGTPLVIHQPSYSILNRWIEEGSPSLLEAAAQAGMGVIGFSPLAQGLLTNRYLTGIPEGSRAAAGKSLDPGSLDEATLGHLRALGDIAAGRGQSLAQMAIAWALRDQGTASVTSVVLGASSVAQLDDNLDALGNLEFSAEELAAIDAHADVAGVNLWQGATESVS; encoded by the coding sequence ATGAGCTACGTCGCTTCACTTGATCGTTACGATTCCATGCCCTACCGTCGCCTCGGAGCCTCCGGCCTCAAGCTGCCCGCCATCTCGCTGGGCCTGTGGCACAACTTCGGCGACGACAAGCCCCTCCAGACGCAGCGCGACATCCTGCGCCGCGCCTTTGACAGGGGCGTGACCCACTTCGACCTGGCCAACAACTACGGCCCGCCGTACGGGTCGGCCGAGACCAACTTCGGCCGGCTCTTCGCGGAGGACTTCTCCGGCTACCGGCACGAGACGATCATCTCGTCGAAGGCGGGCTGGGACATGTGGCCCGGGCCCTACGGCTTCGGTGGCTCCCGCAAGTACCTGCTCAGCTCGCTCGACGACTCGCTACGTCGCATGCGGCTCGACTACGTCGACATCTTCTACCACCACCGCCCCGACCCGGACACGCCGGTCGAGGAGACCATGCAGGCCCTCGACCAGGCCGTGCGTTCCGGCAAGGCCCTGTACGCCGGCATCTCCTCCTACTCGCCGTCGCTCACGCTGCGCGCACAGGAGATCGCGCGTGAACTGGGCACCCCGCTGGTCATCCACCAGCCCTCCTACTCGATCCTCAACCGCTGGATCGAGGAGGGGAGCCCCAGCCTCCTCGAGGCCGCGGCGCAGGCAGGCATGGGCGTCATCGGCTTCTCCCCGCTCGCGCAGGGGCTGCTGACGAACCGCTACCTGACCGGGATCCCGGAGGGCTCCAGAGCTGCGGCCGGCAAGTCGCTCGACCCCGGTTCGCTCGACGAGGCCACACTCGGGCACCTCCGTGCGCTGGGCGACATCGCCGCCGGTCGTGGGCAGTCCCTGGCCCAGATGGCGATCGCGTGGGCGCTGCGGGACCAGGGCACGGCGTCGGTGACCTCCGTCGTCCTCGGCGCCTCCTCGGTCGCCCAACTGGACGACAACCTCGACGCACTCGGCAACCTCGAGTTCAGCGCCGAGGAACTGGCCGCGATCGACGCGCACGCGGACGTCGCCGGGGTCAACCTGTGGCAGGGAGCGACCGAGTCCGTCTCCTGA
- a CDS encoding TadE family type IV pilus minor pilin, producing MTVELAVGIVTTVLLAGVLVSLSMLGVAEAACAESSAQLARQAARGDTALLAEAENRVPPGARVTLRRGDDGVTATVTLDVVLVGLPPVPVSASAWAAYEPGAGP from the coding sequence GTGACGGTCGAACTCGCCGTCGGCATCGTCACGACGGTGCTGCTCGCGGGAGTGCTCGTCAGCCTGTCCATGCTCGGGGTCGCCGAGGCCGCCTGCGCGGAGTCCAGCGCCCAGCTGGCCCGGCAGGCGGCACGCGGCGACACGGCACTGCTGGCAGAGGCGGAGAACCGGGTCCCGCCGGGGGCGCGGGTCACGCTACGCCGCGGCGACGACGGGGTCACGGCCACCGTCACGCTCGATGTGGTCCTGGTCGGGCTGCCGCCGGTGCCGGTGAGTGCCTCGGCGTGGGCCGCGTACGAGCCGGGGGCCGGGCCGTGA
- a CDS encoding PSP1 domain-containing protein, with protein MSRVMAVTFEEHGQLHYLDPGDRAYAVGDWVLYPTPDGDVVARCVWAPTEAAAYEGLPTCPGPATPADLAVDTANRERREHAAAFARAEVERLGLDMKVVGIDFVEKVAGVDRLFAVYFTAPQRVDFRQLLRELARGLGARIDLRQVGSRDAARLIGGIGSCGRELCCTTFLDAFEPVSLRLAKVQGLAPNPLRIAGACGRLMCCLAYEHPLYVDFLRRAPALGERVEVDGRHGVVTAHVVPAEAVDVRMGPGETLRCPLESVCSMRSAAPAPVGGGAADE; from the coding sequence ATGTCACGGGTGATGGCCGTCACCTTCGAGGAGCACGGCCAGCTGCACTACCTTGACCCCGGCGATCGCGCCTACGCCGTCGGGGACTGGGTGCTGTACCCGACCCCTGACGGCGACGTGGTCGCCCGGTGCGTGTGGGCACCGACGGAGGCCGCCGCCTACGAAGGCCTCCCGACCTGCCCGGGGCCGGCCACCCCCGCCGATCTGGCTGTCGACACCGCGAACCGCGAACGTCGCGAACACGCCGCCGCCTTCGCCCGCGCCGAGGTGGAGCGGCTGGGGCTGGACATGAAGGTCGTCGGCATCGACTTCGTGGAGAAGGTCGCCGGGGTCGACCGGCTCTTCGCCGTCTACTTCACCGCGCCCCAGCGCGTCGACTTCCGGCAGCTGCTGCGCGAACTCGCCCGCGGCCTGGGGGCGCGCATCGACCTGCGTCAGGTCGGCAGCCGCGACGCTGCCCGCCTCATCGGAGGGATCGGCTCGTGTGGCCGCGAACTGTGCTGCACCACCTTCCTCGACGCCTTCGAGCCCGTCTCGCTGCGTCTCGCCAAGGTGCAGGGCCTGGCCCCGAACCCGCTCCGGATCGCCGGAGCCTGCGGCCGCCTCATGTGCTGCCTCGCCTACGAACACCCGCTCTACGTCGACTTCCTCCGGCGGGCACCGGCCCTCGGGGAGCGCGTCGAGGTCGATGGGCGGCACGGGGTGGTCACCGCCCACGTCGTCCCCGCCGAGGCCGTCGACGTGAGGATGGGGCCGGGCGAGACCTTGCGTTGCCCGCTGGAGTCGGTATGTTCGATGCGGAGCGCCGCACCGGCGCCGGTGGGCGGAGGGGCCGCGGATGAGTAG
- a CDS encoding DoxX family protein has product MLRLVVAALLGIVAYQVLTQIDASAAYLAQQTLIPEPRLVAWIVGFTLAGMAIFLIMGLAVRVVGLLMAVIGIAGLALLRWGAFSPFVAGQTGFVGDRDLLLVVIGILFFCIGGGKAGIDGALSAARAESREAKRS; this is encoded by the coding sequence ATGCTGCGGCTGGTCGTGGCGGCGCTGCTCGGCATCGTCGCGTACCAGGTGCTGACACAGATCGACGCCAGCGCTGCCTACCTGGCCCAGCAGACCCTCATCCCCGAGCCGCGGCTCGTCGCCTGGATCGTCGGCTTCACTCTCGCGGGCATGGCCATCTTCCTGATCATGGGGCTGGCGGTCCGCGTCGTCGGCCTGCTGATGGCCGTCATCGGCATCGCCGGGCTGGCGCTGCTGCGCTGGGGTGCCTTCAGCCCGTTCGTGGCGGGGCAGACGGGATTCGTGGGCGATCGCGACCTCCTGCTGGTCGTCATCGGCATCCTGTTCTTCTGCATCGGTGGCGGCAAGGCCGGCATCGACGGGGCACTTTCGGCGGCACGGGCGGAGTCGCGGGAGGCCAAGCGCTCCTGA
- a CDS encoding DUF7059 domain-containing protein translates to MSAQLTPIDPQRLRRDLLAAGYVVDDVLDRIGEAGQQGLGRNSTVPADVALGVATDPLAALIRLFVLQREVPEEQLAGVVDVAGLLDGGYLVRRGTGLAAAVDIRPYGSPDDDATGWIVADPTPGLDQVVEPTSPDYVLGVSPASTTLAQITMRTLVESALDLGTGCGVQSLHLSRHAQSVVGTDVNDRALRLAALTAGLNGRDVDLRNGSLYEPVAGQRFDLIVSNPPFVMSPPSSAESTLAYRETNYEGDSLVETLVRGAADHLEPGGSLQLLTNWAVLDTPWEERLRSWVPAGCDAWVIERERLDIYSYIEMWLTDAGLGGSPGWRAAYDDWLAYFDRLGIRSVGMGWILVTRAEREEPHLRFESWPHAVAQPVGEVFARHAAAVDAFQLPTEELLESRPRLVDVDEETLGVPGAEDPQYIVFRQRVGLLRAIKADTALAAVLGALDGDLSVGQVLAAVAQVLDLDPTELATGVLPEIRAALLDQLLIL, encoded by the coding sequence GTGTCTGCTCAGCTCACGCCCATCGATCCGCAGCGGCTCCGCCGCGACCTCCTCGCCGCCGGTTACGTCGTCGACGACGTCCTCGACCGCATCGGGGAGGCAGGACAGCAGGGCCTCGGGCGCAACTCGACCGTGCCGGCCGACGTTGCGCTCGGGGTCGCCACCGACCCGCTGGCCGCGCTGATCCGACTCTTCGTCCTCCAACGGGAGGTGCCCGAGGAGCAGCTGGCCGGCGTCGTCGACGTCGCCGGGCTCCTCGACGGCGGCTACCTCGTCCGCCGCGGCACTGGGCTGGCGGCGGCCGTCGACATCCGCCCCTACGGCTCCCCTGACGACGACGCCACCGGCTGGATCGTCGCCGATCCGACCCCCGGCCTCGACCAGGTGGTCGAACCGACCAGCCCCGACTACGTGCTGGGCGTTTCCCCCGCCTCGACGACGCTGGCGCAGATCACCATGCGCACCCTGGTGGAGTCGGCGCTCGACCTCGGCACGGGCTGCGGCGTCCAGTCGCTCCACCTCAGCCGCCACGCGCAGAGCGTCGTCGGGACCGACGTCAACGACCGGGCCCTGCGGCTGGCGGCGCTCACCGCCGGGCTCAACGGCCGCGACGTCGACCTGCGCAACGGCTCCCTCTACGAACCCGTCGCCGGTCAACGCTTCGACCTCATCGTCTCCAACCCGCCGTTCGTCATGAGCCCTCCCAGCTCCGCCGAGTCGACCCTCGCCTACCGGGAGACGAACTACGAGGGCGACTCGCTCGTGGAGACCCTCGTCCGCGGCGCCGCCGACCATCTTGAGCCGGGCGGCAGCCTGCAACTGCTCACCAACTGGGCCGTCCTGGACACACCATGGGAGGAGCGGCTGCGCTCCTGGGTGCCGGCCGGCTGCGACGCTTGGGTGATCGAACGCGAACGCCTCGACATCTACTCCTACATCGAGATGTGGCTCACCGACGCCGGGCTCGGCGGGTCACCCGGCTGGCGCGCCGCCTACGACGACTGGCTCGCCTACTTCGACCGGCTGGGAATCCGTTCGGTCGGCATGGGCTGGATCCTCGTCACCCGTGCGGAGCGCGAGGAGCCGCACCTGCGATTCGAGTCGTGGCCACACGCCGTAGCCCAGCCCGTGGGCGAGGTGTTCGCCCGCCACGCAGCCGCCGTCGACGCCTTCCAGCTCCCCACCGAAGAGCTGTTGGAGTCCCGGCCCCGGCTCGTCGACGTCGACGAGGAGACGCTCGGCGTTCCCGGCGCCGAGGACCCGCAGTACATCGTCTTCCGGCAGCGCGTCGGGCTGCTGCGGGCCATCAAGGCGGACACGGCCCTGGCGGCGGTCCTGGGAGCCCTCGACGGCGACCTGAGCGTCGGGCAGGTGCTCGCGGCCGTGGCTCAGGTGCTCGACCTCGACCCCACGGAACTCGCCACCGGCGTACTGCCGGAGATCCGCGCCGCGCTGCTCGACCAGCTGCTGATCCTCTAG
- a CDS encoding DUF4244 domain-containing protein, with the protein MSLPIHTTLRRRPSLLERGLTTVEYAIGLLAAAAVALVLLRIFNDNAFFQTLFDWVVDIFTQVASGL; encoded by the coding sequence ATGTCCCTTCCCATCCACACCACCCTCCGCCGCCGCCCCAGCCTGCTGGAACGCGGCCTCACCACCGTCGAGTACGCCATCGGGCTGCTCGCGGCCGCCGCCGTGGCCCTCGTGCTGCTGCGCATCTTCAACGACAACGCCTTCTTCCAGACGCTGTTCGACTGGGTCGTCGACATCTTCACCCAGGTCGCCAGCGGTCTCTGA
- a CDS encoding DNA polymerase III subunit delta' — translation MGDVFSELIGQERAVEVLRRAVAGNRHAMTHAWLFVGPPGSGRSNAAKAFAAALQCRAGGCGTCEACRTTLSGAHPDVTLLRTEQLSIGVAEVRELVGRANVGPVLGGFQIVVVEDADRITERGADALLKGLEEPSPRTVWLLCAPSADDVIVTIRSRCRQLKLVTPSDEAVTQLLIDRDGVSPALAAYAARASQGHVGRARMLGRSEEARIRRREILALPGRLTSLTACLDAADNLVKASAEEAAQTTTELDAKELAALQEALGVGGRGAKPRNAQAAIRDLEDQQKLRNKRIQRDALDRVLTEFATYYRDVLAVQTAPGVPLVNADLADEIEPLARRSTPEATVRALDAILTARTALEGNVAPLLALEALLVSLSQAART, via the coding sequence ATGGGTGATGTGTTCTCGGAGCTGATCGGGCAGGAACGCGCGGTCGAGGTGCTCCGCCGCGCGGTGGCGGGGAACCGTCACGCGATGACCCACGCCTGGCTGTTCGTCGGGCCACCCGGATCCGGCCGATCCAACGCCGCCAAGGCGTTCGCGGCCGCGCTGCAGTGCCGCGCCGGCGGCTGTGGCACCTGCGAGGCCTGCCGCACGACGCTCAGCGGCGCCCACCCGGACGTGACGCTGCTCCGCACCGAGCAGCTGTCGATCGGCGTTGCCGAGGTCCGCGAGCTGGTGGGCCGGGCCAATGTGGGCCCTGTCCTCGGCGGCTTCCAGATCGTGGTGGTCGAGGACGCCGATCGGATCACCGAGCGGGGTGCCGACGCGCTGCTGAAGGGGCTCGAGGAACCATCGCCGCGGACCGTGTGGCTGCTGTGTGCGCCGAGCGCAGACGACGTCATCGTCACGATCCGCTCCCGCTGCCGGCAGCTGAAGCTGGTCACACCGTCCGACGAGGCCGTCACGCAGCTGCTGATCGACCGGGACGGCGTGTCCCCGGCGCTGGCCGCCTACGCGGCCCGGGCGTCGCAGGGGCACGTCGGCCGGGCCCGCATGCTCGGCCGCTCCGAGGAGGCCCGGATCCGGCGACGCGAGATCCTCGCCCTTCCCGGCCGCCTCACGTCGCTCACCGCCTGCCTCGACGCGGCGGACAACCTCGTCAAGGCCTCCGCGGAGGAGGCGGCGCAGACGACGACCGAGCTGGACGCCAAGGAACTCGCCGCGCTCCAGGAGGCCCTGGGGGTCGGCGGACGCGGAGCCAAGCCGCGCAACGCACAGGCCGCCATCCGTGACCTCGAGGACCAGCAGAAGCTGCGGAACAAGCGGATCCAGCGTGACGCCCTCGACCGGGTGCTGACGGAGTTCGCCACCTACTACCGCGACGTGCTCGCCGTCCAGACCGCGCCGGGTGTGCCCCTGGTCAACGCGGACCTGGCCGACGAGATCGAACCGCTCGCACGACGGTCGACGCCCGAGGCCACCGTCCGGGCTCTCGACGCGATCCTGACGGCCCGCACTGCCCTGGAGGGCAACGTCGCGCCGCTCCTCGCGCTCGAGGCGCTGCTGGTGTCGCTGTCCCAGGCGGCGCGTACCTGA
- a CDS encoding alpha/beta hydrolase, producing the protein MSRWTHVTQGVLAMIAIALVSTLFLGGMVGGGKAPDQPASSSSPGPVEPTAPAEGERMPGTPEQPLDSYATFPAPENRNADRQVAYESTATPRVEFLDSLGDQAAYATQKFEWKLCDDDSGDQCATVLAPLDWDEPQGPAIELAIRRVVDGDSSRGPLFLNPGGPGFGGQSMATGLAGRFDNFDLIGWDPRGTGESTHVVCGSLTETDALFDLDTSPDDAAEDKALQDGSAAFARQCRDNSGDLLDHITTIDVVRDLDLLRHLVGAEKLNYVGVSYGTFVGATYAHLFPHSVGRMILDAAVEITDSEPIPQTAGFELALDNFIDWCAGSDLCSLGDDAAAIKAQLTDFLTRLDADPVDVNGRQLTQSHAATGIALFLYEDDEAYRTLADVIGRALTGDAADLLLAADILNGRSGNAYDTVAYAFPAMACVDGVDEGAAPVLAEWKDTFDDAPFMAPQMGTSYTCQLWTADSAPQLKLTADGAPTILVVGTTGDSATPYEQAVSMAGQLASGTLLTLESAGHGAVTGDNACIAKAVNRFLYEGEAPEDGTRCS; encoded by the coding sequence ATGAGTAGATGGACACATGTGACGCAGGGCGTTCTGGCCATGATCGCCATCGCGCTCGTGTCCACGCTGTTCCTGGGAGGAATGGTCGGCGGCGGGAAGGCACCCGATCAACCCGCCTCATCCAGCAGCCCCGGCCCGGTAGAACCGACGGCGCCCGCCGAGGGCGAGCGGATGCCCGGTACCCCGGAGCAGCCCCTCGACAGCTACGCGACGTTCCCGGCCCCCGAGAACCGCAATGCCGACCGGCAGGTCGCCTACGAGTCGACGGCGACGCCGCGGGTCGAGTTCCTCGACTCCCTGGGTGACCAGGCCGCCTACGCCACCCAGAAGTTCGAGTGGAAGCTCTGCGACGACGACTCCGGCGACCAGTGCGCCACGGTGCTCGCCCCGCTGGACTGGGACGAGCCCCAGGGTCCGGCCATCGAGCTTGCGATCCGGCGCGTCGTCGACGGCGACTCGTCGCGCGGCCCCCTCTTCCTCAACCCGGGCGGCCCCGGCTTCGGCGGGCAGTCCATGGCCACAGGGCTCGCCGGCCGGTTCGACAACTTCGACCTGATCGGCTGGGACCCCCGCGGCACGGGCGAGTCCACGCACGTCGTGTGCGGGTCGCTGACCGAGACGGACGCCCTCTTCGACCTCGACACCAGCCCCGACGACGCCGCCGAGGACAAGGCTCTGCAGGACGGGTCCGCCGCCTTCGCCCGGCAGTGCCGCGACAACTCGGGTGACCTGCTCGACCACATCACCACGATCGACGTGGTCCGCGACCTTGACCTGCTGCGCCACCTCGTCGGCGCGGAGAAGCTCAACTACGTCGGTGTCTCCTATGGGACGTTCGTCGGCGCCACTTACGCGCACCTGTTCCCCCACTCCGTCGGACGCATGATCCTCGACGCCGCCGTCGAGATCACCGACTCCGAGCCGATCCCGCAGACGGCGGGCTTCGAGCTGGCGCTCGACAACTTCATCGACTGGTGCGCAGGGTCCGACCTCTGCAGCCTTGGCGACGACGCCGCCGCGATCAAGGCGCAGCTGACCGACTTCCTCACCCGACTCGACGCCGATCCCGTCGACGTCAACGGTCGGCAACTGACGCAGTCGCACGCGGCCACCGGCATCGCGCTGTTCCTCTACGAGGACGACGAGGCGTACCGGACGCTGGCCGACGTCATCGGCCGCGCACTCACCGGCGACGCGGCCGACCTGCTGCTCGCCGCCGACATCCTCAACGGCCGCAGCGGCAACGCCTACGACACGGTCGCCTACGCCTTCCCCGCCATGGCCTGCGTGGACGGCGTCGACGAGGGTGCCGCGCCGGTGCTCGCCGAGTGGAAGGACACGTTCGACGACGCGCCCTTCATGGCCCCCCAGATGGGCACGAGTTACACCTGTCAGCTCTGGACGGCCGACTCGGCTCCCCAGCTCAAGCTGACCGCCGACGGTGCGCCGACGATCCTGGTGGTGGGCACCACCGGCGACTCGGCCACACCCTACGAGCAGGCCGTCTCGATGGCCGGGCAGTTGGCGTCCGGAACGCTGCTCACCCTGGAGAGCGCGGGGCACGGCGCCGTCACGGGGGACAACGCCTGCATCGCGAAGGCGGTCAACCGGTTCCTGTACGAGGGGGAGGCCCCCGAGGACGGAACGCGCTGCAGCTGA
- a CDS encoding GyrI-like domain-containing protein, which translates to MSTFVNHPTGWADPTVLEDVPVTTTAVVRHDDVTLADLPSLFDAGYQRVVAVTVALGVRLTGPALAVYEGDPAGTFSIEIGFPVERVFDETDGVRPSTLPGGRLAVSTHVGPYDSLPGAWETLMAFVSAQGLRPGDRMGEVYVTEPSPTTDPATLRTDLYVPVS; encoded by the coding sequence TTGAGCACCTTTGTGAACCATCCCACCGGCTGGGCGGATCCGACCGTCCTGGAGGACGTCCCTGTGACGACGACAGCCGTCGTCCGCCACGACGACGTGACGCTGGCCGACCTGCCATCGCTCTTCGACGCCGGGTACCAGCGCGTCGTCGCGGTCACCGTGGCCCTGGGCGTCCGATTGACCGGCCCGGCCCTCGCCGTCTACGAGGGGGACCCTGCCGGGACGTTCTCGATCGAGATCGGCTTCCCCGTCGAGCGGGTCTTTGACGAGACGGACGGCGTGCGGCCCTCGACGCTGCCCGGCGGCAGGCTGGCCGTCTCGACGCACGTCGGGCCGTACGACAGCCTTCCGGGAGCCTGGGAGACCCTCATGGCCTTCGTCTCCGCGCAGGGGCTGCGGCCCGGCGACAGGATGGGCGAGGTGTACGTCACGGAGCCCTCCCCCACCACCGATCCGGCCACGCTCCGCACCGACCTGTACGTGCCGGTGTCCTGA
- a CDS encoding winged helix DNA-binding domain-containing protein, translating to MATPALTSARLVAQRLVGSPFPDPTSAVSAFGAMQGQDLPGVVASAALRSSGAVADVLTALDDGRLVRGYPMRGTVFLMDAADVVWATQLCAEPSLRAAANRRHQLGLDAQQIERAGGIAEEALDSGPMSRADLFAVWEAAGLAPAGGRGYHMLFTLIAATRLVYGPWNGADQDVALVRQWLPGAAGLAERFDGDRTAAVAEWLLRYLTSHGPATVRDFAWWTKLTLGEIRRALPLIVDRLETDGAAESSYWRPGLHDEVRAVGRTAAQPLLLPGFDEYVLGYADRLFAMADDHHRRLVPGNNGVFKRSVVIGGRVVGTWTRAGRPGRRTLEIDGFVPISEAARRRLEARYGEFPFAAD from the coding sequence GTGGCTACGCCTGCCCTGACCTCGGCCCGACTCGTCGCGCAACGGCTCGTCGGGTCCCCCTTCCCCGACCCGACGTCCGCCGTCTCCGCGTTCGGCGCGATGCAGGGGCAGGACCTGCCTGGCGTCGTCGCGTCGGCCGCTCTGCGGTCCTCGGGGGCGGTCGCGGACGTGCTGACGGCGCTGGACGACGGCCGCCTCGTGCGCGGCTACCCCATGCGCGGCACCGTCTTCCTGATGGACGCCGCCGACGTCGTGTGGGCGACGCAGCTGTGTGCGGAGCCGAGCCTCAGGGCCGCGGCCAACCGGAGGCACCAGCTCGGGCTGGACGCGCAGCAGATTGAGCGGGCCGGCGGCATCGCCGAGGAGGCGCTCGACTCCGGGCCTATGTCGCGGGCCGATCTCTTCGCCGTGTGGGAGGCCGCCGGGCTCGCGCCGGCGGGCGGCCGCGGCTACCACATGCTGTTCACGCTCATCGCCGCCACCCGACTCGTCTACGGGCCCTGGAACGGGGCCGACCAGGACGTCGCGCTCGTGCGGCAGTGGCTGCCGGGGGCGGCGGGGCTGGCCGAGAGGTTCGACGGCGACCGGACGGCCGCCGTCGCCGAGTGGCTGCTGCGCTACCTGACCTCGCACGGCCCGGCCACCGTCAGGGACTTCGCGTGGTGGACCAAGCTGACGCTCGGCGAGATCCGCCGTGCGCTGCCTCTCATCGTCGACCGTCTCGAGACCGACGGCGCCGCCGAATCCAGCTACTGGCGTCCCGGCTTGCACGACGAGGTCCGTGCCGTCGGCAGGACGGCGGCCCAGCCGCTGCTCCTGCCCGGATTCGACGAGTACGTCCTCGGCTACGCCGACCGGTTGTTCGCCATGGCCGACGACCATCACCGGCGCCTGGTGCCCGGCAACAACGGGGTGTTCAAACGGTCGGTGGTCATCGGCGGCCGCGTCGTCGGCACCTGGACACGGGCCGGGCGGCCGGGCAGACGGACCCTCGAGATCGATGGCTTCGTGCCGATCTCCGAGGCGGCACGCCGCCGCCTGGAGGCGCGCTACGGCGAGTTCCCGTTCGCCGCGGACTGA
- a CDS encoding flavin monoamine oxidase family protein: protein MVDCAILGAGLAGLVAAQYLAERGLEVVVLEARQRVGGRVENRVLDDGSYVELGGQWIGPGFDALQEIIDDLDLDTIGLPAKGSLVVRLRGQSLHVPSEDEDAPELTPFEVADLGQGLLRLRRLADRLRDDAAWRQANAAWLGQDLRRWVITNLRTMGAQRRFAEVYAAAFGPMPKGATLLEGLHQVNSGPDLETMLASNGGLNQKRVDGGMARVVEALAARLGDDVVRLGAEVVKISHGDRSATIHLADGETIEAKQVISTLPPRLAVALEHEPALPEWRAEVAEKVAPGNVIKAFLIYDRPFWRDHGFSGQSSADEGAVRVTFDTTAETSSRGHLMGFFEGADADSLSRRTETLRERAFVDSVVRTFGEDAAQPLAYVERDWAREKFTGGCHGAHFSPGVWTTNGPLLAQAEGVLHWAGAEYSTRFNGYLEGAVRSGREVAAAVARELA, encoded by the coding sequence GTGGTGGACTGCGCCATCCTGGGCGCCGGCCTTGCCGGTCTGGTGGCCGCACAGTACCTCGCCGAGCGGGGGCTGGAGGTGGTCGTCCTCGAGGCCCGGCAGCGGGTCGGTGGACGCGTCGAGAACCGGGTTCTCGACGACGGAAGCTACGTGGAGCTCGGAGGCCAATGGATCGGCCCCGGCTTCGATGCGCTGCAGGAGATCATCGACGACCTCGATCTCGACACGATCGGTCTGCCTGCGAAGGGCAGCCTCGTCGTCCGGCTCCGCGGGCAGTCGCTGCACGTCCCCAGCGAAGACGAGGACGCCCCCGAACTGACCCCCTTCGAGGTCGCGGACCTCGGCCAGGGCCTCCTGCGTCTGCGCAGGCTCGCCGACCGGCTCCGCGACGACGCGGCCTGGCGCCAGGCCAACGCGGCCTGGCTCGGCCAGGATCTCCGCCGTTGGGTCATCACGAACCTGCGGACCATGGGCGCGCAGCGCCGCTTCGCTGAGGTGTACGCGGCCGCCTTCGGCCCGATGCCGAAGGGCGCCACGCTGCTCGAGGGTCTGCACCAGGTCAACTCCGGCCCCGACCTGGAGACCATGCTCGCCAGCAACGGTGGCCTCAACCAGAAGCGCGTCGACGGCGGCATGGCCAGGGTCGTCGAGGCCCTCGCAGCCCGGCTCGGCGACGACGTCGTGCGCCTGGGCGCGGAGGTCGTCAAGATCAGCCACGGGGACCGGTCCGCCACGATCCACCTCGCAGACGGCGAGACCATCGAGGCGAAGCAGGTCATCTCGACCCTGCCCCCGCGGCTGGCCGTCGCGCTCGAGCACGAGCCCGCGCTCCCCGAGTGGCGTGCGGAGGTGGCCGAGAAGGTCGCCCCGGGCAACGTCATCAAGGCCTTCCTGATCTACGACCGGCCGTTCTGGCGCGACCACGGCTTCTCCGGCCAGTCCAGCGCCGACGAGGGGGCGGTCCGGGTCACGTTCGACACCACGGCCGAGACCTCGTCGCGCGGTCACCTCATGGGCTTCTTCGAGGGGGCCGACGCCGACTCGCTGTCGCGGCGCACGGAGACACTGCGCGAGCGTGCCTTCGTCGACTCCGTCGTCCGCACGTTCGGCGAGGACGCGGCCCAGCCGCTGGCCTACGTCGAGCGGGACTGGGCGCGGGAGAAGTTCACCGGCGGCTGCCACGGCGCCCACTTCTCCCCGGGGGTGTGGACCACGAACGGTCCGCTGCTCGCGCAGGCGGAGGGCGTCCTGCACTGGGCGGGCGCCGAGTACTCGACCCGTTTCAACGGCTACCTGGAGGGTGCCGTGCGTTCGGGCCGCGAGGTCGCGGCCGCGGTCGCCCGCGAGCTGGCCTGA